TAAATCATCAGTTTTATCAAGGAGGTCAATAAAATATGGCTTTTACTTATAAAATATATAATGTAGCTAGTGATAATGGTTTTATTGACTTTAAGAGGAACATTCCTGATGAAATAACGACAAACTTAAAGTACCCGCTTCGTCCTTACCAAAAAGAAGCTCTAGGTCGGTATCTTTATTATAAAGATGATGAGAAGCACCACACGGATCCTGAACAAGTCCTTTTTAACATGGCAACAGGTTCAGGGAAAACACTCTTAATGGCGGCTGTAATGCTTGAGAAATATCGCCAAGGAGAAAGAAATTTCATCTTTTTTGTTAATAACGACAATATTTTAACAAAAACAAGATCAAACTTTTTAGCAGGAAACGCCAATAAATACCTATTTGATGAAAAGATTGTCATTGATAATCAAATTGTTACTGTCCGAGAAGTTAGCGATTTCTCTGATAGTCGTGATGATAGTATCAATATTGTTTTTACTACAATTCAAAAACTTCATCAGGATTTAAATACACCTAGAGAGAATAGACTCTCTTTCGAACAGTTCAAAGATATTTCAGTCGTTCTATTGGCAGATGAGTCACATCACTTGAACGCTGGCTTGAATTCATCTGAAAAGGAAGATAACACAAGTTGGACATCAACAGTCGATAACATTCAAAGGGCAGCTAAGAAATCTAGTATATTTGAGTTTACGGCAACCGTTGACTTGACGGATATTAACATCGCTCAAAAATACGAAAAATCGCTTATATTCAAATATGACCTTAAGGAGTTTCGTTTAGATAAATATTCTAAGGATGTTCTTTTCCATCTTGTAGATGGTGATGCTAATAATAGAATGCTTCAAGCTATTCTTATTAGTCAGTATCGCAAGAAGATTGCCTTAAAAAATAATATCAATCTCAAGCCCTTAATTATGTTTAAGTCTAAAGTGAAAAAAGAAAACAAAGGAAACTTAGATAATTTTTTAGAACTTTTAGAGAGATTATCTGTTGAGCAAATCGCTAATCAAAGACAAATCATTAGAAATAATGACTTAGAAAAAGCAGGAATTCTTACAAAGGCGTTTGAGTATTTTGAAAATAATAATATTTCAGATCAGGATTTAATCGAAGAATTGAAAGATGATTTTCGCCAAGAACGTTTACTCTTACTTGACAGCGACAACAAGACGAAGGATAATTTAACGACTATTAACACATTAGAGGATCCACGAAATGAAATAAGGGCAATTTTTGCGGTTGATATGCTGAATGAAGGATGGGATGTGCTTAATCTCTTTGACATAGTTCGTCTTTATGACACTCGTGATGGGAAAATCACTAAAAAAGGGTTTAAAGCAGGAAAAACAACAAATGCAGAAAAACAACTAATTGGTCGTGGAGCACGCTACTATCCTTTTGTGATTGATGATAAAGAGGATGAAAAATATACTCGTAAGTTTGACGATAATGAAACTAAAGAATTACGTGTTATTGAACAACTCCATTACCATTCAGCAAACAACCCTCGTTATATTTCAGAACTAAAACAAGTTTTGAGAGAATCTGGTATTTTTGATGACATCACCCTTGTAAAACGAGAACTAAAGCTTAAAGACTCGTTCACTAAAACAAGGACCTATAAAGATGGTGTTGTATGGATGAATAAGAGACTTTCTCGTGAAGAATACTTAGAGGAAGTACAGGAAAGTTTAGATGAGGTTTATATTCCCAAATCTTTTGAAGTAGAACTTCCAACTTTATCTACATTTGATATTGAAGCTTTTGAAGAAGATGACAGGAACATAAATTCTACAACAGCTATTGATTTCAAACTTGAAAAAGTCATTCCTAAAAATATTGTTCGTACAGCTATCAATCGAAATAAGAAATTTACTTTTGATAATTTAAGAAAATATATTTTTGGTCTCGGTAGTATATCGTTGTTTATCAAGATGTTAAAAGATATTGATTTACGAGTAATTTGTCAGTATAAAAATCCGAAAGAATTAACAGCTGACGATAAACTCTATGTAGTTGAAAAACTTTTGAAATCAATTGAAAAAGATTTAATTCCAACAGAGGAACGTTTTTATGGTTCCGAAAAATTTGAAAAGACACCAATTAAGAAAGTGTTTGAAACATCGATTATTAGGAAATATAGTATTGATGAAAACAGTGAAGCTGAATTTGGTGTTTCTCAAAAAGACAGTAGTGAAACCAAAATCTTTGAAGACTTAGACACTTTAGATTGGTATGCTTACGATGATAATTTTGGAACTAGTGAAGAAAAATATCTTGTTCGCACAATCAAAAGTTTGATGTCTGATCTTGAACAAAAGTGGACGGACATTTACTTGTTAAGAAACGAAAAAGCTGTAAAAATATACAGTTTCGATAAAGGTCAAGCCTTTGAACCAGACTTTTTAATGTTTGCGAATGATAAGAAGACTGGGAATGTCTCTTGGCAAATCTTTATAGAACCAAAGGGACGGCAATTTTTAGACTCAAATCAAACGTTTGAAAATGGTAAAGAAGGTTGGAAATTGAAATTTTTACAACAAATTTCTGAACGAGATAATGCCCGCATACTTGTCGATGATGAGAAACATCGAATTATTGGGCTGCCATTTTACAATGAAGAGATTACTAAAGAAGAAGTTAAGACCACTTTACGAGAACTAGGTTCTTAATGAAGCACTAATAATATTCTGTAAACAAAAGGAATATCCTTTTGATTTCATCGCCTCCAAATCTTCTTCATCAATAAGATGGTCGCAGTCTTTTGCTAATTGTTGATAGAGAATATCTTGGATCTTATCTTATTTCAATATCAATGAAACTAAAGATCAGTGAACCAATCTCTTATAACATGGGATATGACATTCTTTTGCGATGGCATATAACCATGTTTTAGGCAAGACTAAGATGTATTCCCAGTACCGCATCTTTTCATTGAACTTGAAATAGGGATGTTTAATTGCTTTTCTAGCCATATCTGCTTCTTCTTTTAAGATTTCCAAATAACATGAACTTGGTTTTAGTAGTTACTCCAATTCTTTTTGCCTTACTTCGTTTGAAGTGAGGTTTTTCTTTGTTTTCAAAATCTCAATAAAGATATTTCCGACATCTGTTTGAGAAGTTGGAAAGTAACCATTGTGGACTCTCCAATTATGTATATACGTGAAGAAACTGATGTAGTACTGTAAATATTTAGTAGAAGCATTGGCCATAAATATACTGCTTAATCTCGTTGTGTAATGCATTAACACGACCAAGTGATAATGCATTCTGATATTTCAATTCAGAAAAAGTATTCAACAGTAAGTCACCTCTAATTGTTATTCGTTCAATCGTTTCTTCATAATAGAGATGTTCTGTAATTTTCTTGTTGATTATTTTCGCTAATTCAATGGTAGCTTGAATAATATATCAATTATCCGTAATAAATTTTAAGTAGTTAGACGGTTGGGATATTCCTCAATTGATAGTAATCTTCATAAATATTATCTGTATCACTACAAAGAAAAGAGATATTGGCAAAGTAGTTATCAAACAAATCAAAGAATAGCTCAGGAAAGAGTTTTTCAAGATTAGATACCTTACAAGTACGATAACTATGATTATCTATAGTTGTAACTACTGTAGCAAACTTGCTATTCACCACACCGAATTTAGAGGGATTTCTGGCATATCTTGGTTTACGTTCAATCTCTTTGTCAAGAGTTGATGTTAATTCACGGCTCTCTTTTTGTCTTTCACAGATAAAGGTTTCATCAACTTGAACAACACCGGTTAGCTTTGGTACAGGCATTGTTGTTAGGACATGGATTAATTTTAATTGTTACATCCAAACGTTTTTGGAATCAATTCCATCGCAACCATAGTCATTAGTCAGCACGTTAATGATGAGAAACTGTTAATCGTCATTTCAAGAACATTAGTCCAAGTCTCCCAATGCCGGCGTGTCTTCTCTAAGATGGTATCTGTAAAACGAGTAAATCTCCTTCCACACTCCTTCCACTTGAACTGTTGGATATTATTTTTAGTCCAGTTTTTTAACAATATTAAGATAATTAAAATTAGGACAGCTAGAATTCACTCCTAATTCGATCAAACGTAGTAATGGTTAATTTTTAACTCACTAGAAAAGTCTTTGTATTGAGCGATTAAATAGCGTTTAGCAATATTTTTGAATTGAACGAATGGTAAGTGTTCAATAAAGATGATAATATCGTCCAATTCCAAGGCCTTCTTAGACATAACTAGCCCCTCCTGACAATAAAAAGTTCGATTGGCTAAACCATAATTATGTTATAAAAATACCGTTAATTCACAACGAAAGAACTCATAAAATTGGAACAATTGTCTAAACTAGAGCTATCATATCAATATTTGTAACCATCACATCATTTTTTGATAATATAAAATTACTTCTAAGACTAAAAAGTTATTATCGAGATATGATACTATATGATTAGTATACATTAAAATGTTTTTAGGCTCTTTGTTAGCCGCCGTTGTGTGAAGAGTAAATTTTTCACAGGACTTCTTGTGTATTTTCCAGGATCGAATATGAACTATCTTTATGGAACACATCTGTGGAGATAAATCAGTAAATTTCGTCAGTTCTATCTGTGAGTGATGAATTGCTGTCAAAAAGGGATGATGTGGATATATAATATTCACGATCATTGATAGTATACGGTGTTTGGGTAAAACATACAAATACCTTAAATATATTAGTTCTAGAGCGTTAGCATCTTATTTACTACCACGATATTTCTTATCAGACAACTGGATCTTTTTCAGCTTTAGTAAAAGTATAGAGATAGTAATTGGAAGAATAATAATCTTTACTAAACTAGGCTATATCTTTTTACTTGAAAAATAGGGAATTAGTAAATAAGGAAATATGGAGATCTGGAATAGAAAAGGTATCTGAACAAAGGTAAAAAAACTAAGGTGAGATTAAAAATGACGCAAAAAGATATAGAACAGTAAATTTTCTTCAACTTAGCTAATATTATACTAAAGAAGTTGAAAAAAATGAGTATATTGAGGGCTTTTTCTTAGGGCCTGAATTGTCAAATCAAGTTAGAAAAAAACTACTTACTCATTCGTAATATACTTTATGAATACTTCTAGTGGGGTTCTATAGTTTAAACTTTTACGTGGAATATTGTTTCTATAGCTAGCTACTTGTTGGACATAGTCAGTGGGGAAATCACTGAGGTCCATATCTTTTCCTAGTCCATCTTTCCTAAGTAATCCATTCGTATGTTCATTTAGTGCGCGTTGGTTAGGAGCACCTACATCAGCAAAGTAAGTACTGATATCATGCTTATTAAAAATATCTTTCCACTTAGAAAATTCCTTACCATTATCAAAAGTGATCGATTTAAAGAGTCCTTTAGGAGCAACAGAAAGTAAAGCATCAAGTTTCTCAAAGATAGCTTTATCCGTCTTATGGCGTGTACTCAAAATGATGACAGCCTTAGACTTCCGTTCAACTAATGTCATTACTGCACCATGGTGGTTTTTACCTTGGATCGTATCAGCTTCAAGATGTCCAAATTCATTATGGTAGTTGGGATAGTCCTGATGCCGCTCTGAAAGGGACCGACCTAGTCGTCCAGCTTTTCCACGGCGTTCAACGTAACCATTTGGATGTCTTTTTCCTTTCATTGGAAGCAAGGTCACATCTAGAACGTTAGAGCGCTTGAAGATGCGATAAAGCGTACGCATTGAGCAACTGATATGTTTTTCATTACGTCCGATGATCGTATCAGGAGTCCAACCTAGACTAACTTTTTCCTTGATGTACTCAAGCTCATCACTAGGTAATACAATGGGTTTACGGCCGGCTCTAGATTTATTAGCCCGATAGTTTTCATAGTATTCAGAGATCGAATATCCAGCATCTAAGAAACGAAATACTCGATAAATAGTTTCAGCACTACGTTTTAAGTTTTTAGCTACAATATAGGCTTTAACACCTTGATTCCAAAAATTTTGTATGCAGGACAGTTCGCTTATGGTAAGACGATTATAGGTCATTTGTGATTTTCCTTTACTTTTGTTTGTCGATACTCAAAAGTCTATCACAAATGGCTTTTTATTTTTCTAACTTAATTTTACAAACTACGTAAATTTAATATTGTAATTTATGAATGGATAATGGCGATAAATTTTACCTGATGAAAGAATATTTAAAAGATATTGAATTCTTTTTTGGCTTAGCGGGGCATCAAAATGTCTATAAAATTTGGGAACATAATTATCTGATAAATTTCCAAAATTGAGTTTGTTAGCTGGGGTGTCCATATCTTAAATCTCCACTAAAAAATATAAAATAAATAGCGGAAAAATCGAGCTGCCGGACGCTTTAAATGATTTTTCCGCTAGATGTAGGTTGTATTTTCTGATAGGGGATCATACAACTATTAATGCCAAATGCCTAGAATTTTCCCTTTAATATCTAACATTTTTAAGATAAAATAATTACAGGACATAAATGTCACACTCCGTTATTGCTTGTGGTGAATTAATTGGATAACAGGAGGGCATCTGATGTCCTTTTTTTGCGCAAAAATTTTGCATATACCTAAAAATGTATATCTAGATAAACAGGGGATGGAGGGCTTGAAGTGGCGACGTATACCGTAACAGCAGGAAATAGAGTTGAAATAAATTTTAATGGTATTATTCCAGATGAAGCTACAAGAAATAAGATGAAAAGTGTTAAATTCAGGTGGGATCCGGGGCGAGGACTGTGGCATGGACCGTATAATGCTGAAACATTGGCTGTTGCAAAAGAAATATGTGGTATTGAACAAGTAAAGGATTTTAACGCGAGTAACTTCTCGAAGGAGTATGCTTTAAAAGTAAAGATAAGAGATATTATATCTGCTGATCAGAGACAATTGAAAATATGGGTAAAAACTCTTAGGGACAGTGTTAATGATGTAATGAGTGAGGATAACTCATCACGTACAGGTAATT
This window of the Ligilactobacillus faecis genome carries:
- a CDS encoding DEAD/DEAH box helicase family protein, with amino-acid sequence MAFTYKIYNVASDNGFIDFKRNIPDEITTNLKYPLRPYQKEALGRYLYYKDDEKHHTDPEQVLFNMATGSGKTLLMAAVMLEKYRQGERNFIFFVNNDNILTKTRSNFLAGNANKYLFDEKIVIDNQIVTVREVSDFSDSRDDSINIVFTTIQKLHQDLNTPRENRLSFEQFKDISVVLLADESHHLNAGLNSSEKEDNTSWTSTVDNIQRAAKKSSIFEFTATVDLTDINIAQKYEKSLIFKYDLKEFRLDKYSKDVLFHLVDGDANNRMLQAILISQYRKKIALKNNINLKPLIMFKSKVKKENKGNLDNFLELLERLSVEQIANQRQIIRNNDLEKAGILTKAFEYFENNNISDQDLIEELKDDFRQERLLLLDSDNKTKDNLTTINTLEDPRNEIRAIFAVDMLNEGWDVLNLFDIVRLYDTRDGKITKKGFKAGKTTNAEKQLIGRGARYYPFVIDDKEDEKYTRKFDDNETKELRVIEQLHYHSANNPRYISELKQVLRESGIFDDITLVKRELKLKDSFTKTRTYKDGVVWMNKRLSREEYLEEVQESLDEVYIPKSFEVELPTLSTFDIEAFEEDDRNINSTTAIDFKLEKVIPKNIVRTAINRNKKFTFDNLRKYIFGLGSISLFIKMLKDIDLRVICQYKNPKELTADDKLYVVEKLLKSIEKDLIPTEERFYGSEKFEKTPIKKVFETSIIRKYSIDENSEAEFGVSQKDSSETKIFEDLDTLDWYAYDDNFGTSEEKYLVRTIKSLMSDLEQKWTDIYLLRNEKAVKIYSFDKGQAFEPDFLMFANDKKTGNVSWQIFIEPKGRQFLDSNQTFENGKEGWKLKFLQQISERDNARILVDDEKHRIIGLPFYNEEITKEEVKTTLRELGS
- a CDS encoding IS30 family transposase → MTYNRLTISELSCIQNFWNQGVKAYIVAKNLKRSAETIYRVFRFLDAGYSISEYYENYRANKSRAGRKPIVLPSDELEYIKEKVSLGWTPDTIIGRNEKHISCSMRTLYRIFKRSNVLDVTLLPMKGKRHPNGYVERRGKAGRLGRSLSERHQDYPNYHNEFGHLEADTIQGKNHHGAVMTLVERKSKAVIILSTRHKTDKAIFEKLDALLSVAPKGLFKSITFDNGKEFSKWKDIFNKHDISTYFADVGAPNQRALNEHTNGLLRKDGLGKDMDLSDFPTDYVQQVASYRNNIPRKSLNYRTPLEVFIKYITNE